The Deltaproteobacteria bacterium PRO3 genome contains a region encoding:
- the mdh gene encoding malate dehydrogenase, whose amino-acid sequence MARKKIALIGAGNIGGELAQRIMVKELGDVVLLDVMEGVPQGKALDLMEARPVDGSDSNLIGTQDYKDIAGSDVIIVTAGLARKPGMSRDDLLAKNLEIIKNVAENVKQHAPNAFVIVVSNPLDAMVYAMQKVTGFPHRRVIGMAGVLDSARFRAFVAMELGVSVQDVTALVLGGHGDDMVPIIRLCTVNGIPITDLLPQDKIDAIVKRTQMAGGEIVALLKTGSAYFSPAASAIEMAESYLKDKRRVLACAAYLNGEYGIKGYYMGVPVVIGANGVERVIEAKLNEEEKRALLGSFEHVKTLVDSIKL is encoded by the coding sequence ATGGCAAGGAAGAAAATAGCTTTAATCGGCGCCGGCAATATAGGCGGAGAACTCGCCCAACGCATCATGGTTAAGGAATTGGGCGACGTCGTCCTTCTCGACGTGATGGAAGGGGTCCCGCAGGGCAAGGCCCTCGACCTCATGGAGGCGCGTCCGGTGGATGGCTCCGACAGCAACTTGATCGGCACGCAGGACTACAAGGACATCGCCGGTAGCGACGTGATCATCGTCACCGCCGGCCTGGCCCGCAAGCCCGGCATGAGTCGCGACGACCTGCTCGCCAAGAACCTCGAGATCATCAAAAACGTCGCCGAGAACGTCAAACAGCACGCGCCGAACGCCTTCGTCATCGTCGTCAGCAACCCGCTCGACGCCATGGTCTACGCCATGCAGAAGGTCACCGGCTTCCCGCACCGCCGCGTCATCGGGATGGCGGGGGTCCTCGACTCCGCCCGCTTCCGCGCCTTCGTTGCGATGGAGCTGGGCGTCAGCGTGCAGGACGTCACCGCTCTCGTGCTCGGTGGCCACGGCGACGACATGGTCCCGATCATCCGGCTTTGCACCGTCAACGGCATCCCGATCACCGACCTGCTGCCGCAGGACAAGATCGACGCCATCGTCAAGCGCACCCAGATGGCGGGTGGCGAGATCGTCGCCCTGCTCAAGACGGGCAGCGCCTACTTCAGCCCGGCGGCCAGCGCGATCGAGATGGCCGAGAGCTACCTGAAGGACAAGCGCCGCGTCCTGGCCTGCGCCGCCTACCTGAACGGCGAATACGGCATCAAGGGCTACTACATGGGCGTCCCGGTGGTGATCGGCGCCAACGGCGTCGAGCGCGTCATCGAGGCCAAGTTGAACGAGGAAGAGAAGCGCGCGCTGCTCGGCAGTTTCGAGCACGTGAAGACGCTGGTCGATTCCATTAAGTTATAA
- a CDS encoding NADP-dependent isocitrate dehydrogenase, with the protein MKVQIPAGGDKITIQNGKLQVGARPVIPFIEGDGTGPDIWKAAVKVFDAAVAKAYQGQRQIQWCEVYAGEKAQQVYGAECPPNLLPQETLDVIKEYLVAIKGPLTTPVGKGFRSLNVTLRQELDLYVCLRPVRYFKGTPSPVKAPEKVDMVIFRENTEDIYAGVEWEAQSADVKKVIAFLQNEMGVKKIRFPETSAIGIKPVSIEGSKRLIRAAIRYAVEHKRRSITLVHKGNIMKFTEGGFRQWGYELAKEEFAEQVVSWEECQGKVPAGKILIQDAIADAFLQQILTRANEFDVIATLNLNGDYISDALAAQVGGIGIAPGGNINYVSGRAIFEATHGTAPKYAGQDKVNPGSVILSGVMMLEYLGWQEAADLINRSLEKTISQKTVTYDFARLMEGAKELKCSEFAQAIVNNM; encoded by the coding sequence ATGAAAGTCCAGATCCCCGCCGGCGGCGACAAAATCACCATCCAAAACGGAAAACTTCAAGTCGGGGCGCGTCCCGTCATCCCCTTCATCGAGGGCGACGGCACCGGTCCCGACATCTGGAAGGCGGCTGTCAAGGTCTTCGACGCCGCGGTGGCCAAGGCCTACCAAGGGCAGCGTCAAATCCAGTGGTGCGAGGTCTACGCCGGCGAAAAGGCGCAGCAGGTTTACGGCGCCGAGTGTCCGCCCAACCTGCTCCCGCAAGAGACCCTCGACGTCATCAAGGAATACCTGGTCGCGATCAAGGGGCCGCTGACCACGCCGGTCGGGAAGGGTTTTCGTTCGCTCAACGTGACGCTGCGCCAGGAGCTGGACTTGTACGTCTGCCTGCGGCCGGTGCGTTACTTCAAGGGCACGCCCTCGCCGGTCAAGGCCCCCGAGAAGGTCGACATGGTGATCTTCCGCGAGAACACCGAGGACATCTACGCCGGCGTCGAATGGGAGGCGCAGAGCGCCGACGTCAAAAAGGTGATCGCCTTTTTGCAGAACGAGATGGGGGTCAAGAAGATCCGTTTCCCCGAGACCAGCGCCATCGGCATCAAGCCGGTCTCGATCGAGGGCAGCAAGCGCCTGATCCGCGCGGCCATCCGCTACGCCGTCGAGCACAAGCGCCGCAGCATCACCCTGGTGCACAAGGGCAACATCATGAAGTTCACCGAGGGCGGCTTTCGGCAATGGGGTTACGAGCTAGCCAAGGAAGAGTTCGCCGAGCAGGTGGTCAGCTGGGAGGAATGCCAGGGCAAGGTCCCCGCGGGCAAGATCCTCATCCAAGACGCCATCGCGGACGCCTTCCTGCAGCAAATTTTGACCCGCGCCAACGAGTTCGACGTGATCGCCACCCTCAACCTCAACGGCGATTACATCAGCGACGCGCTCGCGGCGCAGGTCGGCGGCATCGGCATCGCGCCGGGCGGCAACATCAATTACGTCAGCGGGCGCGCGATCTTCGAGGCGACCCACGGCACCGCTCCCAAGTACGCGGGGCAAGACAAGGTCAATCCGGGATCGGTGATCCTCTCGGGCGTCATGATGCTCGAGTACCTGGGTTGGCAGGAAGCGGCCGATTTGATCAACCGGTCCCTCGAAAAAACCATTTCGCAAAAGACCGTCACCTACGACTTCGCACGCCTGATGGAGGGCGCGAAGGAGTTGAAGTGTTCGGAGTTTGCGCAGGCTATCGTCAATAACATGTAG
- the sucD gene encoding succinate--CoA ligase subunit alpha, which produces MSVLVNKNTKVVTQGITGSTGQFHTRACKEYGTQMVAGVTPGKGGQDFEGIPIFDTVRQAKEKTGANVSVIYVPPPFAADAILEAVDADLDLAICITEGIPVTDMIRVKRAMEGRRTRLIGPNCPGIITPGECKIGIMPGHIHKPGAVGVVSRSGTLTYEAVYQLTELGIGQSTCIGIGGDPVNGTNFIDALKLFNEDPKTEAIVMIGEIGGSAEEEAADYVKKHVKKPVVGFIGGMTAPPGKRMGHAGAIISGGKGTAAEKIAALEAAGIKVSRSPAEIGKTLKSVLK; this is translated from the coding sequence ATGAGCGTCCTCGTCAACAAAAACACCAAAGTCGTCACCCAAGGGATCACCGGGTCCACGGGGCAATTCCACACCCGCGCCTGCAAGGAGTACGGCACGCAGATGGTCGCGGGCGTCACGCCCGGCAAGGGCGGGCAAGACTTCGAGGGCATCCCGATCTTCGACACCGTCCGCCAGGCCAAAGAGAAGACCGGCGCCAACGTCTCGGTCATCTACGTCCCGCCGCCCTTCGCGGCCGACGCCATCCTCGAGGCGGTGGACGCGGATCTCGACCTCGCGATCTGCATCACCGAGGGCATCCCGGTCACCGACATGATCCGAGTGAAGCGTGCCATGGAAGGCCGCCGCACTCGACTGATCGGGCCCAATTGCCCCGGCATCATTACCCCGGGCGAGTGCAAGATCGGCATCATGCCGGGCCACATCCACAAGCCCGGCGCGGTCGGCGTGGTCTCGCGCAGCGGCACCCTCACCTACGAGGCGGTCTACCAGCTGACCGAACTCGGCATCGGCCAGTCGACCTGCATCGGGATCGGAGGCGACCCGGTCAACGGCACCAATTTCATCGACGCCCTCAAGCTCTTCAACGAGGACCCCAAGACCGAGGCGATCGTCATGATCGGCGAGATCGGCGGTTCGGCCGAGGAAGAGGCCGCGGACTACGTGAAGAAGCACGTCAAGAAGCCGGTGGTGGGATTCATCGGCGGCATGACCGCGCCCCCGGGCAAGCGCATGGGGCATGCCGGGGCGATCATCTCCGGCGGCAAGGGCACCGCGGCCGAGAAGATCGCGGCCTTGGAGGCGGCGGGCATCA
- the sucC gene encoding ADP-forming succinate--CoA ligase subunit beta: MKIHEYQGKQILKKYGVPVPEGQLALSVDEAYQAAQSLGGVTVVKAQIHAGGRGKGGGVKVAKTPEEARAFAGQILGMRLKTHQTGPEGQEVKKVWIEKGCNIDKEFYLGMVLDRATSRVTVMASTEGGMEIEEVAAKHPEKILKVAIDPAVGLQAYQGRQLGFGLGLPAALVNKFVKFAGALATAFMEADCSLLEINPLVLTKEGDLLALDAKVNFDDNALFRHPDYEDLRDLDEENLNEIEAKKFDLSYISLDGNIGCMVNGAGLAMATMDIIKLYGGEPANFLDVGGGATAEKVTAAFKIILSDPKVKAILVNIFGGIMKCDVIATGVVTAAKEIGLKVPLVVRLLGTNMELGKKILAESGLPIISADRMDEAAEKVVKAIR, translated from the coding sequence ATGAAAATCCACGAATACCAAGGCAAACAGATCCTCAAAAAATACGGCGTCCCCGTCCCCGAGGGACAGCTGGCGCTCAGCGTCGACGAGGCCTACCAGGCCGCGCAGAGCCTGGGCGGCGTGACGGTGGTCAAGGCCCAGATCCACGCGGGCGGCCGCGGCAAGGGCGGCGGCGTCAAGGTCGCCAAGACCCCCGAGGAGGCCCGCGCCTTCGCCGGCCAGATCCTCGGCATGAGGCTCAAGACGCATCAGACCGGACCCGAGGGCCAGGAGGTCAAGAAGGTCTGGATCGAGAAGGGCTGCAACATCGACAAAGAATTCTACCTGGGCATGGTTCTCGACCGCGCCACCTCGCGCGTGACCGTGATGGCCAGCACCGAGGGTGGCATGGAAATCGAAGAGGTCGCGGCCAAACACCCCGAGAAGATCCTCAAGGTCGCGATCGACCCCGCGGTGGGCCTGCAGGCCTACCAGGGCCGGCAGCTGGGCTTCGGCCTGGGCTTGCCCGCGGCGCTCGTCAACAAGTTCGTGAAGTTTGCCGGCGCGCTGGCGACCGCCTTCATGGAAGCGGACTGTTCGCTCCTCGAGATCAACCCCCTGGTTCTCACCAAGGAGGGCGACTTGCTGGCGCTCGACGCCAAGGTCAACTTCGACGACAACGCCTTGTTTCGCCACCCCGACTACGAAGACCTCCGCGACTTGGACGAGGAGAACCTCAACGAGATCGAGGCCAAGAAGTTCGACCTAAGCTACATCAGCCTGGACGGCAACATCGGCTGCATGGTCAACGGCGCGGGCCTGGCGATGGCCACGATGGACATCATCAAGCTCTACGGCGGCGAGCCCGCCAACTTCCTCGACGTCGGCGGCGGCGCCACGGCCGAGAAAGTCACGGCCGCCTTCAAGATCATCCTCTCCGACCCTAAGGTGAAGGCCATCCTGGTCAACATCTTCGGCGGCATCATGAAGTGCGACGTCATCGCCACCGGCGTGGTGACGGCGGCGAAGGAGATCGGGCTGAAGGTGCCGCTGGTCGTCCGTCTGTTGGGCACCAATATGGAATTGGGAAAGAAAATCCTGGCCGAGTCCGGCCTGCCGATCATCTCGGCGGACCGCATGGATGAAGCGGCCGAGAAAGTCGTGAAGGCCATCCGATGA